TGCCAATGATCTGACCAACCCGATGGTCAAGGCCTTTTCAAAGATCTTGCAGGTAAGCAATTTTCAGGGCGCCCTGGTTCAGTTTGCCTTCTATGGCGGCTATTTCGTTATGGCCTTTCCGGCAGCCCTTTTCATTAAACGTTTCAATTACAAGTCGGGCATACTCGTAGGCCTTATTTTATATGCAATAGGCGGGCTGTTATTCATTCCGGCCAGTCAGATGCTGCTGTTCTGGCCATTTCTGCTTGCCTATTTCATTTTAACCTGCGGGCTTTCTTTCCTGGAAACCACCTCCAACCCCTACATCTTATCCATGGGACCTGAAGAGACCGCCACCCGGAGGCTGAATTTCGCCCAGGCTTTTAACCCGGTAGGTTCTTTGATGGGTATGTTTGTAGCCCAGCAGGTTGTTCTGGCCAGGATCAACCCGGCCTCGGCAGGGGATCGGGCTAAAATGACCGCAGAGCAACTGCAACAGGTTACCGCCTCAGACCTGGGGATCATCCGGACACCTTATATAGCCATTGCCGGTGTCATACTTATCATATTCATACTCATTGCCGTGACCAATATGCCCAAAAAACAGGATCAGGATCATTCCCTGCGGGTAAAATCCACTTTACAGCGGCTTTTCAGCAACAGGAAATACTATGAAGGCGTCATTGCACAGTTTTTCTATGTCGGGGCACAAATCATGTGCTGGACGTTCATCATCCATTACGGTACCATGGAGCTGGGCATGACAGAAGCCGAGGCCCAGGGTTACAATATCGTAGCCATGATCATTTTTGCCAGCAGCCGGTTTATCACCACCTATCTAATGAAATACTTCCGGTCCGGTCAACTGCTGATGATCTTTGCCATCGGCGGCATGGCTCTCGTTCTGGGAACCATTTTCATCCAAGGTATGGTTGGTCTGTATTGCCTGGTGGGTGTATCTGCCTGCATGTCGCTGATGTTCCCAACCATTTACGGCATAGCGCTGAGAGGTCTCGGGGCCGATGCCAAATTCGGTGCTGCCGGTCTGATCATGGCCATAGTCGGTGGCTCGATCATGCCACCCCTGCAGGGTGCCATCATTGACCTGGGAACCATTTTCTCCTATCCTGCTGTCAGGGTATCCTTTGTACTGCCGCTGATCAGCTTTATCGTGATCACCATCTACGGACGACGTACGGAAAAAATTCATTTAAGGAACGTATAAAAACAAAAACAGTATGGAAAAAATTAAAGAAAGCATGAAAGGACTCTATCTTCCAGGTAACAGCAGTGTGGAGATTAAAGACGTTCCCGTACCTGAGCCCGGACCCGGGCAGGTGCTGATAAAAACCAAGTCATCTACCATTTGTGGCAGTGACATCCGCGCAATTTATCATGAACACAAAGGCAAAGGGCCTGAGGCCTATCAGAATGTCATTGCCGGACATGAGCCCTGCGGCCAGATCATTAAATGCGGCAGCGGACTGAAACGTTTTGGCGAGGGCGACCGGGTGATCATTTACCACATCTCCGGATGCGGTGTTTGCAACGATTGCCGCCGGGGATATATGATCTCCTGCACCAGCGATCACCGCCAGGCTTACGGATGGCAAAGAGACGGCGGAATGGCGGAATATATTCTGGCCGATGAAAAAGACCTGGTATTCCTGCCGGATAATTTGACTTACACCGACGGGGCCCAGGTGGCCTGCGGATTCGGTACCGTATATGAGGCCATACAGAAGATCGGTGTCAGTGGTGAAGATGCCGTGCTGGTCACCGGTCTGGGGCCCGTAGGTCTGGCCAACCTGATGCTGGCAAGAGCCATGGGTGCCAACAAACTTATCGGTGTGGAAAAAGAGGAAAATCGGATTAATATAGCCAAAGAAAAGGGGCTGGTAGACGAAATATATCAACCCGAAAAAGACACACTGGAGAAAATCCGGGAGTCAACAGGAGGCTACGGTGTAGAAAAAGCCTTTGACTGTTCAGGAAGCAACGCGGGCAGACAACTGGCCATACGTGCCACGCGCAAATGGGGTAAAGTGGCACTCGTCGGTGAAGGAGGTGATGTGGAATTTCAGCCCAGCCCCGATATCATTCACGAACAAATCAGCATTCACGGCTCCTGGGTCACCTCGATATGGATGATGGAAGAGCTGGTGGAAAGGCTTTCCCG
Above is a window of Bacteroidales bacterium DNA encoding:
- the fucP gene encoding L-fucose:H+ symporter permease — its product is MTSTSSKPIVPKDLILPFILLTTCFALWGFANDLTNPMVKAFSKILQVSNFQGALVQFAFYGGYFVMAFPAALFIKRFNYKSGILVGLILYAIGGLLFIPASQMLLFWPFLLAYFILTCGLSFLETTSNPYILSMGPEETATRRLNFAQAFNPVGSLMGMFVAQQVVLARINPASAGDRAKMTAEQLQQVTASDLGIIRTPYIAIAGVILIIFILIAVTNMPKKQDQDHSLRVKSTLQRLFSNRKYYEGVIAQFFYVGAQIMCWTFIIHYGTMELGMTEAEAQGYNIVAMIIFASSRFITTYLMKYFRSGQLLMIFAIGGMALVLGTIFIQGMVGLYCLVGVSACMSLMFPTIYGIALRGLGADAKFGAAGLIMAIVGGSIMPPLQGAIIDLGTIFSYPAVRVSFVLPLISFIVITIYGRRTEKIHLRNV
- a CDS encoding zinc-binding dehydrogenase, with the protein product MKGLYLPGNSSVEIKDVPVPEPGPGQVLIKTKSSTICGSDIRAIYHEHKGKGPEAYQNVIAGHEPCGQIIKCGSGLKRFGEGDRVIIYHISGCGVCNDCRRGYMISCTSDHRQAYGWQRDGGMAEYILADEKDLVFLPDNLTYTDGAQVACGFGTVYEAIQKIGVSGEDAVLVTGLGPVGLANLMLARAMGANKLIGVEKEENRINIAKEKGLVDEIYQPEKDTLEKIRESTGGYGVEKAFDCSGSNAGRQLAIRATRKWGKVALVGEGGDVEFQPSPDIIHEQISIHGSWVTSIWMMEELVERLSRWNLHPEELVTNRYTLDKAGEAYNLMAKGKSGKVAVVFDEEAGQ